From Kineosporia succinea, the proteins below share one genomic window:
- a CDS encoding four-carbon acid sugar kinase family protein yields MSGRTPVPPPPDGAGVTPRRLGIVADDLTGAADSAVPFAAGGATVFLLRDASVSPDPDGQGPLTVLAVATGTRALGPAAAAERTVEAVRDLLRLGCDRIYLKVDSTMRGSVAGQLRGALAAWSTEHAGAFAVLCPAFPGQGRTVLDGEVLVHGTPLHRSAASRDPVTPVVRSFLSELVPGSLALGEPVHSGEVRHADASSDLELDALAATIDGFGPAAVAAGSAGLASALARRWATTAPGSEPAVTTASRILVAVSSLHPTTAEAVERVRESGVDVLRTPAGPRGDAARTAHDFGIEVAERLRQNDYDALVLVGGDGAAAVLDRVGATGIALHSALLPGVPLGTVAGGRADGLRVVTRSGGFGDASGLLEIVRRLRSVH; encoded by the coding sequence GTGAGCGGGCGGACGCCGGTCCCCCCACCGCCCGACGGCGCCGGGGTCACCCCACGTCGCCTCGGGATCGTCGCGGACGACCTCACCGGGGCCGCCGACTCGGCGGTGCCGTTCGCCGCGGGCGGCGCGACCGTGTTCCTGCTGAGGGACGCGTCGGTCTCGCCGGATCCCGACGGCCAGGGGCCACTGACCGTGCTGGCCGTCGCCACCGGGACGCGGGCGCTCGGCCCGGCCGCCGCGGCCGAGCGCACCGTCGAGGCGGTGCGGGACCTGCTGCGTCTGGGGTGCGACCGGATCTACCTCAAGGTCGACTCGACGATGCGGGGATCCGTCGCGGGGCAGCTGCGCGGTGCTCTGGCGGCCTGGTCGACCGAGCACGCCGGTGCCTTCGCCGTGCTCTGCCCGGCCTTTCCCGGACAGGGGCGAACGGTTCTCGACGGAGAGGTGCTCGTGCACGGAACACCGCTGCATCGGTCCGCGGCCTCGCGGGATCCGGTCACTCCGGTGGTGCGGAGCTTCCTGTCCGAGCTGGTGCCGGGATCGCTGGCACTCGGGGAACCGGTCCACTCCGGAGAGGTTCGCCATGCCGATGCCTCGAGCGATCTCGAACTGGACGCGCTGGCCGCCACGATCGACGGATTCGGCCCGGCCGCCGTGGCCGCCGGATCGGCCGGGCTGGCGTCCGCCCTCGCCCGGAGGTGGGCCACCACCGCCCCGGGGTCCGAGCCGGCGGTGACCACCGCGTCCCGCATTCTGGTGGCCGTCAGCTCACTGCACCCGACCACCGCCGAGGCGGTGGAGCGGGTGCGCGAGAGCGGGGTCGACGTGCTGAGAACCCCGGCCGGACCCCGGGGCGACGCCGCCCGCACCGCTCACGACTTCGGCATCGAGGTCGCGGAACGGCTGCGGCAGAACGACTACGACGCGCTCGTGCTGGTCGGGGGCGACGGCGCGGCCGCGGTTCTCGACCGGGTCGGGGCCACCGGTATCGCCCTGCACTCGGCCCTGCTCCCCGGGGTCCCGCTCGGAACCGTGGCCGGCGGACGGGCCGACGGCCTGAGGGTCGTCACCCGTTCCGGCGGGTTCGGCGACGCCTCCGGGCTGCTCGAGATCGTCCGCCGGCTGCGGTCCGTCCACTGA
- a CDS encoding SDR family NAD(P)-dependent oxidoreductase — protein MATLVTGVSSGIGRAIAGRLVAEGREVVGVSRRDPELPGLEWIPADLTDADDLASLLTSLVTRRLDSLVHAAGVQFSAPVGELDHEDGAWMWRLHVDVPSRLVDALAPTLPEGARIVVIGSRTATGVAGKSQYSATKAALVGLTRSWAMELAPRRITVNVVAPGPTDTAMLADPNRAATPPKVPALGRFVQPSEVAGMTAFLLGPDGGSVTGQHLVICGGASL, from the coding sequence GTGGCCACACTCGTCACCGGTGTCAGCTCGGGCATCGGCCGGGCGATCGCCGGACGGCTCGTGGCCGAGGGCCGGGAGGTGGTCGGGGTGAGCCGGCGCGACCCGGAACTGCCCGGCCTCGAATGGATCCCGGCCGACCTGACCGACGCCGACGACCTGGCCTCGTTGCTGACCTCGCTCGTGACCCGCCGCCTGGACTCCCTGGTGCACGCGGCCGGGGTCCAGTTCAGCGCGCCGGTGGGCGAACTCGACCACGAGGACGGGGCGTGGATGTGGCGTCTGCACGTCGACGTGCCCAGCCGGCTGGTCGACGCCCTGGCGCCGACACTGCCCGAGGGGGCTCGGATCGTGGTCATCGGCAGCCGCACCGCGACGGGAGTGGCCGGCAAGAGCCAGTACTCGGCCACCAAGGCGGCACTCGTCGGCCTGACCCGGTCGTGGGCGATGGAGCTGGCCCCGCGGCGGATCACGGTGAACGTGGTGGCGCCCGGGCCGACGGACACCGCGATGCTGGCCGACCCGAACCGGGCCGCCACTCCCCCGAAGGTTCCCGCGCTCGGGCGTTTCGTGCAGCCGTCGGAGGTGGCCGGGATGACCGCGTTCCTGCTCGGCCCCGACGGTGGGTCGGTCACCGGGCAGCACCTGGTGATCTGCGGCGGGGCGTCGCTGTGA
- the pdxA gene encoding 4-hydroxythreonine-4-phosphate dehydrogenase PdxA, protein MSSPRAALPVLAVTLGDVAGIGPEITARTLLSHPELRERCVPVVVGDADSLRRGARSAGLDPETVRVITDPRAAANDPSTIEVLQTGPSLGDVAVGELSAVAGDGSYRFVVEACRLAREGRVDGIVTAPLNKAAMHAGGHIWPGHTELLAHEFGVKNFSLVLSAGDLYVFHLTAHVSLAQAVQNCTPGRTDDVLSLAGAFVRALGKPEERIGVAGLNPHAGENRIFGHEDADVLAPAIARAQERGINAHGPVPADALIPAAVRGKWNIIVACYHDQGHAPFKAVYGDDGVNITIGLPVVRVSVDHGTAFDIAGQGIAREASLVLACERAAALAPGWEDVWKAASAGVASPA, encoded by the coding sequence ATGTCCTCCCCCCGCGCCGCCCTGCCCGTGCTCGCCGTGACCCTCGGCGACGTCGCCGGTATCGGTCCCGAGATCACCGCCCGCACCTTGCTGAGCCACCCGGAGCTGCGCGAGAGGTGCGTGCCCGTGGTCGTGGGCGACGCCGACTCGCTCCGCCGGGGCGCCCGCTCCGCCGGTCTCGACCCCGAGACGGTGCGCGTGATCACCGACCCACGGGCCGCGGCCAACGACCCGTCCACCATCGAGGTGCTCCAGACCGGGCCCTCACTGGGCGATGTCGCCGTCGGCGAGCTCAGCGCGGTCGCCGGTGACGGCTCGTACCGGTTCGTGGTCGAGGCCTGCCGGCTGGCCCGCGAGGGACGGGTCGACGGCATCGTCACGGCCCCGCTGAACAAGGCCGCGATGCACGCGGGCGGGCACATCTGGCCCGGCCACACCGAACTGCTGGCCCACGAGTTCGGCGTGAAGAACTTCAGTCTGGTGCTGTCGGCCGGCGACCTGTACGTGTTCCACCTGACCGCGCACGTCTCCCTGGCCCAGGCCGTGCAGAACTGCACGCCCGGGCGCACCGACGACGTGCTCTCCCTGGCGGGCGCTTTCGTGCGGGCGCTGGGCAAGCCCGAGGAGCGGATCGGCGTGGCGGGCCTGAACCCGCACGCCGGTGAGAACCGGATCTTCGGGCACGAGGACGCGGACGTGCTCGCCCCGGCGATCGCCCGGGCCCAGGAGCGGGGCATCAACGCCCACGGCCCGGTGCCGGCCGACGCCCTGATTCCGGCTGCCGTGCGCGGCAAGTGGAACATCATCGTGGCCTGCTACCACGACCAGGGGCACGCCCCGTTCAAGGCCGTCTACGGTGACGACGGCGTGAACATCACCATCGGGCTGCCGGTCGTGCGGGTTTCCGTCGACCACGGAACGGCTTTCGACATCGCCGGGCAGGGCATCGCCCGGGAGGCGAGCCTGGTGCTGGCCTGCGAGCGCGCCGCCGCGCTGGCTCCCGGCTGGGAGGACGTGTGGAAGGCGGCGTCGGCGGGTGTGGCCTCGCCGGCCTGA